One Aegilops tauschii subsp. strangulata cultivar AL8/78 chromosome 2, Aet v6.0, whole genome shotgun sequence genomic window, gtggaaagatggatgaacttatgaaattatttgctactaaaagtgtttcttctgatcctaatgatatgcctttgtctactttgattgagaataataatgaatctatggatttgaattttgttggtaggaataattttggtaacaacgcgtataggggaaactttaatcctaggccgtaccctagtaattcctctaataattatggtaattcctacaacaattcttatggaaattttagtaagatgccttctgaatttgagactagtgttaaagaatttatgaattcgcaaaagaatttcaatgctttgcttgaagaaaaattgcttaaagttgatgaattggctaggaacgttgatagaatttctcttgatgttgattctttgaaacttagatctattcctcctaagcatgatatcaatgagtctctcaaagccatgagaatttccattgatgagtgcaaagaaagaaccgctaggatgcgagctaagaaagattgctttgtgaaagtgtgttcttctaatttctacgaaaataaagatgaagatctaaaagttattgatgtgtcccctattaaatctttgtttagcaatatgaatcttgataatgatgggactgaatatgatccacctttacctagaaggcgttccaaaaattctgagtttttagatcttgatgctaaaattgataatagtgagattgaagaagttaaaactttagatctcaatgcacccagcattttggatttcaaggaatttaattatgataattgatttttgatagattgtatttccttgttgcaatccgtgctaaattctcctcatgcttatagtcaacataaggcttttactaaacatatcgttgatgctttgatgcaatcttatgaagaaaaacttgagttggaagtttctatccctagaaaactttatgatgagtgggaacctacaattaaaataaaaattaaagatcatgaatgctatgctttgtgtgatttgggtgctagtgtttccacaattccaaagactttgtgtcatttgctaggtttccgtgattttgatgattgctctctaaacttgcaccttgcggattccaccattaaaaaacctatgggaagaattaatgatgttcttattattgcaaataggaattatgtgcccgtagattttatcgttctcgacatagattgcaatccttcatgtcctattattcttggtagacctttccttagaacgattggtgcaattattgatatgaaggaagggaatattagattccaatttccgttaaggaaaggcatggaacacttccctagaaatataatagaattaccttatgaatctattatgagagccacttatggattgcctaccaaagatggcaatacctagatctatccttgcttttatgcctagctaggggcgttaaacgataacgcttgttgggaggcaacccaattttatttttagttttttttgcttttgcttctgtttaggaataaatatttgttatatcctctggttagatgtgtttttatgtttcaattagtgtttgtgccaagttaaacctatagggtcttcttggatgatagttatttgatcttgctgaaaactccagaaactttctgttcacgaaaataattgttaaaaatcaccagaacgtgataaaatattgattccaattgctactgatcaataaacaaattgtataggtcttcctattttggctgaattttttgagttccagaagtttgcgttagttgcagattactacagactgttctgtttttgacagattctgttttttcgtgtgttgtttgcttattttgatgaatctatggctagtaaaatagtttataaaccatagataagttggaatacagtaggtttaacaccaatataaataaagaatgagttcattacagtacctttaagtggtgttttgttttctttcgctgaGCTCACGAGATtctctgttaagttttgtgttgtgaagttttcaagttttgggtaaaagatttgatggattatggaacaaggagtggcaagagcctaagcttggggatgcccatggcaccccaagataatctaaggacaccaaaatccaaagcttggggatgccccggaaggcatcccctcttttgtctacttccatcggtaacttacttggagctatatttttattcaccacatgatatgtgttttgcttggagcgtcttgtatgatttgagtctttgctttttagttcaccacaatcatctttgctttacacaccttttgagagagacacacataatTCGGAATtgattagaatactctatgtgcttcacttatatcttttagagcacggtggtggatttgttttatagaaactattgttctctcatgcttcacttatattattttgagagtcttaaacagcatggtaatttgcttaatcctaatatgctaggtattcaagactagtaaaaactttcttatgagtgtgttgaatactaagagaagtttgatgcttgatgattgttttgagatatggaggtagtgatattaaagttgagtagttgtgaatttgagaaatacttgtgttaaagttttcAAGTCCCGTAgaatgcacgtatggtaaacgttatgtaacaaatttgaaacatgaggtgttctttgattgtcctccttatgagtggcggtcggggacgagcgatggtcttttcctaccaatctatccccctaggagcatgcgtgtagtgcttggtttttgatgacttgtagatttttgcaataagtatgtgagttctttatgactaatgttgagtccatagattatacgcactctcaccttttccatcattgctagcctcttcggtactgtgcattgccctttctcacattgagagttggtgcaaacttcgccggtgcatccaaaccccgtgatatgatacgctctttcacacataaacctccttatatcttcctcaaaaaatccaccatacctacctattatggcatttccatagccattccgagatatattgccatgcaactttccaccgttccatttatcatgacacgttcatcattatcatattgctttgcatgatcatgtagttgacatagtatttgtggcaaagccaccattaataattctttcatacatgtcactcttgattcattgcatatccccgtacaccgccggaggcattcatatagagtcatactttgttctagtatcgagttgtaatcattgagttgtaaataaatagaagtgtgatgatcatcatttttagagcattgtcccaagtgaggaaaaaaagagaaaggccataaaaaaagagaagaaggcccaaaaaatgagagaaaaagagagaagggacaatgttactatccttttaccacacttgtgcttcaaagtagcaccataatcttcatgatagagagtctcttgttttgtcactttcatatactagtgggaatttttcattatagaacttggcttgtatattccaacaatgggcttcctcaaatgccctaggtcttcgtgagcaagcaagttggatgcacacccacttagtttcttttgttgagctttcatacatttatagctctggtgcatccgttgcatggcaatccctactccttgcattaacatcaatcgatgggcatctccatagctcattgattagccgcgttgatgtgagactttctccttttttgtcttctccacataacccccatcattataatctattccaccaatagtgctatatccatggctcacgctcatgtattgcgtgaaggttgaaaaagtttgagattactaaagtatgaacaattgcttggcttgtcatcggggttgtgcatgatgagagcattcttgtgtgacgaaaatggagcatgactaaactatatgattttgtagggatgaactttctttggccatgttattttgagaggacataattgcttagttagtatgcttgaagtattattacttttatgtcaatattgaacttttatcttgaatctttcggatctgaatattcataccacaattaagaagaattacattgaaattatgccaagtagcattccacatcaaaaattctgtttttatcacttacctactcgaggacgagcaggaattaagcttggggatgcttgatacgtctccaacgtatctataattttttaattgttccatgctatattatattctgttttggacattaatgggctttattatacacatttatattatttttgggactaacctattaaccggaggcccagcccagaattgctgttttttgcctatttcagagtttcgcagaaaaagaatatcaaacggagtccaaacggaatgaaaccttcgggaacatgattttcggaacgaacgtgatccagaggacttggaccctacgtcaagacatcaaccaggaaggcacaaggtaggggggcacgcctacccccccagggcgcgccctccaccctcgtgggccctacGTTGCTCCACCGGCGtaattcttcctcctatatatacctacatacccccaaactactagatacggagccaaaaacctaattccactgccgcaaccttctgtacccatgagatcccatcttggggccttttccggagctccgccggagggggcatcgatcacggagggcttctacatcaacaccatagcctctccgatgatgtgtgagtagtttacctcagaccttcgggtccatagttattagctagatggcttcttctctctttttggatctcaatacaatgttctccccctctcttgtggagatctattcgatgtaatcttcttttgcggtgtgtttgttgagaccgatgaattgtgggtttatgatcaagtttatctatgaacaatatttgaatcttctctgaattcttttatgtatgattggctatctttgcaagtctcttcgaattatcagtttggtttggcctactagattgatctttcttgcaatgggagaagtgcttagctttgggttcaatcttgcggtgtcctttcccagtgacagtaggggcagcaaggcacgtattgtattgttgccatcgaggataacaagatggggtttatatcatattgcatgagtttatccctctacatcatgtcatcttacttaaagcgttactctgttcttatgaacttaatactctagatgcatgctggatagcggtcgatgtgtggagtaatagtagtagatgcaggcaggagtcggtctacttgtctcggacgtgatgcctatatacatgatcatacctagatattctcataactatgctcaattctgtcaattgctcaatagtaatttgttcacccaccataatacttatgctcctgagagaagccactagtgaaacctatggcccccgggtctattttccatcatattaatcttccaacaaagAGCTATTTCCATTGCCTATTTTGCTTTTAtgttactttgcatctttatcataaaaataccaaaaacattatcttctcatatctatcagatctcactctcgtaagtgaccgtgaagggattgacaacccctttattgcgttggttgcgaggatttatttgtttgtgtaggtgcgagggacttgtgcgtggcctcctactggattgataccttggttctcaaaaactgagggaaatacttacgctactttgctgcatcaccctttcgtcttcaagggaaaaccaacgcagtgctcaagaggtagcacaacgcaacatggatttacaatgacggctagcgtaaaacttgataaagatggtcactcctattttaatgcggacctttggagaaaaatgtttaagtgttatgaactgaaagctggcaataaaattctagtacGTGCACCACAACCTGGTCTAATTagcatggatgtttacttccccaatgtcatcagccgatcaaagtctgatcaaggttagtgtcctttcaactttctccatgctgtcatattacttagcaaaatcggggtatttgttctgactaattgatcactatttaagcaactaGTTGTGATTTCATATTCTAACTCCGTTCCTAGacagtaacaaattctatttaccaatttatgcgcactatatattcttctgccatgttctaaATAAATAATAcatttccaccttttaagcatgatatgttggatgcatagtgaatgaTATGTATGTTACTaggcgtaccaaatttcactggaaggacttgaagcatgtcataaactttgttgataatctgacagagatagcatagtgtatgaacgctggattttggatgggattaattagacctatggtgcacacactgaacaagaccaattgtgtgcacaaaacactggtaaaaagtcttcttttaatgttgatgctcataaactatatatatatatcttcaacgatatgttacaattggtttttattctacatgtcaacagaaattgccccctgtagcagttcctggatcgatttcccggcgtggtcgaattacacttgtgcctgctaataacgccaaagtgattgcaaggtactgcatttcccgcagaaatggaaccattcaaattaacaagttctcgcttcttgTGACAATgaatccatattggaaaattatAGATAatgttctactcatgctctaccaaggcacatgagggctcttccttttcattgacgagatgtcgagtcgccgtgatcaagctgcttctagcggatagttgtggttgttggccctcagcctcttaaaatatGCTAGCTGTTaattactatatatgttaagtatgaagatatggaccatatggttgttggcccttagcctcttaaaatgtgatagttgttactatgttaagtatgtagatatggaccatatgattgtcaaaaccgtgttacaaagatcctccttttgtcgaatagtgtaaccactatatatatgttactcaaatgttgttaACCAAGTtaataaattttcatggaaactattagtatcgtacacagtcCATTGAGTTTAAGcatgtgcccgatgtccagaaggcatttgcatattaactgtccagattgcaaattcacacacatgttaacataaggaaacgtatgtgtaacatactaatcatcgcatacgagtactcgcagacgcatcatgtgtgatactcctagccaccgcaagcaactagtttgcatttttcaaagttttttgtacacacaaaaTTGCACatgaactaactgtattaaccgtctgtgttgtaatttctcatcacaaacagttcatccgagtcggttgtttgccacgtatcacacacatcttgtttacacgactcgtttgtgttcttttggctcatcgcaaactgttcatccatgtgaactgtatgccgcatatcacacacatcttgttaagttgaaccgtttctattGTGTTCCATAATCAAAAACAgctcgtccgagtgaaccgtatgccgtatataacacacacattgatatggctgcccgtttctgttgttctacctcatcgcaaacagttcgaatggattaaccgtgtgccctgcatcgcacacacattgatacggttgcccgtttctattgttctgcctcatcgcaaacagtttgaatggattaaccgtgtgccctacattgcacacgcaactaaaatccgaaccgtgtttgatggctcggccatcgcaaacgttttgcaccttttttgacgggttttttacaccaccgtttgcgattaatgcatcacacacagtttcggcaaagggtctctgatcgtagtgtcgcgttagcagtatcctgcaATAGTGCTAACAGAAATATTGAAAGAAATGTTGTCGACAGAATTGACTAGTATTGCTCGATGGCGACATGCGATTTGGTTGACCTGTTGACTCTTCTACAAAAGAGCTACGTTTGGTTGGAGGGACTTGTGATTGAACATAGGAGCAAACTTCTCTCCGTCCTATTCTCCTCGACGTGAAGTTCGTCGAACTTCAGTTGATTTTACTTGTGGTAGATTCTTCTTGGCAATCTCCAAACCTTCAACAGCCTTTGTCTTCGGTGACCACAGTTACTCTTAGTCACTCAGACGACACCTGACTGTCTAGAGAGTTAACAACTCTCAAGATTAATAGGCTCAAAGCTCTCGACTTAGATCTATGTGATTCTCAACCAGTATATAAGTTTTGGCTCTCGGGTTTTCTCTCGGTGGATTCAGTCAAATCTCTCAGAGAGGGGTGCTCAGACAATCTTGTCGGAAATCAAACGGAGTAGCCGACCAAAATGGAAGGTGtagggtggctatttatagccggagCAACCCCAATGGTGAAATAACCAACCGGGGCCTACGCCCAACCAATGGTCAACCGACACGTCTCCAACTGTCGGACTTCAAGCTCACATGGAAACTATACTTGTGGAACAAGTCAAGATGACTCCACTGCTAGAGCAATTTTCTTGTAGcccagaagaactttgtctctggCTGACAAGTAATTACTCATCGCACCTAGAGATTTCTCTCCACCCATTTGAGATATATTCCGGTTAAGCATCAACAGACACGGGTCTCGAGACACTTTGAAACTCCTCTCAATGGTATGGTGGTCCTATGACTCAAAGAAAGCAAATGAACTACAAAAGAAAACTATGTCTGCACTTCGTCTTCATTATTCTCTGATGTAGTCATTTTCTCTCGGATGCCATGTGCAGCAATTGCTTTGATTCAGCAATATTTTGCGAGCTCATCCGACACGCAATTTCCTCGATAGCTTTAGCATACTTCTATTCTAACTATCACACAGTTTATAGAAAACTCCTCTTTGCTCCAGGGACCATATCTTTCTATGTGCACTAGCAAACATATTAGGCCCTTACCATTTCTATCCAACAATCTCCAAAACACTCGGGGGCACTCGATTGCACCAACAGTCCTGCCGCAAGGCTGCTCTTCCCTCCTCTAGTTCTCTAGCGAAGCCTAGCTCTGGACGATGAAGAGTCGTATCATTGATCTCGTGCGTGTGCAATCTATAGACAGATCATGCTTTCAATCTTCATTCAAGGGACTGCTCGTGGGATGGTCAAAGGGACTTCAAGAACGATCTTCACCAACTCTTCTTCGGTTGCAACTCTGAGTTGGTAATGACCAGATCTAACCTTGTATCCATCTTCATAGTGATCCTGGTTTCTGATTCGTAGGACCATTTTTTCTACTACGATTCCCAATAACAAGGTTAAACCTAACTAACATACACAACTCCCTCTTCAAAAATATTCATCAAAACATGGCCAGCGTAAGACTAATAGATCAAAGAGAATAAATGTCTACAAGTCATGATGCAAACAAACAAAATGAATCTAGAAGAAATCCATATATAGATTTGGTCATAAAGTGTCAATTCATCACATCGTAACAAACACATCGAGAATTACCTCAGATGGATCACAATCATGTAGGCAGCTCATGTGATCTTTATATTGAAGAAGAAGGGATAAAGCATGCCATCTAGTTATAGTCATGGACTCAATAGTTCAAGGATGACCACTCACAAATGGACATGGTAgcagcaaggttgatgaagaAGTTTCCAGCACTGGATTCTCCCCCCGGCAGAGTACCGAAACAACCCTCCAGTTTGGATCATCTTGAACATGAGGTGGCCGTGGCGTGGCAAATCCTCAATAAAAATCAGGGTTTTCGGGAGAATATAAAGCAATGGGCACCAAGAGGCGGTGGAGCGGAGTTCTCAGGGTCCCACACATCCATAGATCGTGACCAACCCTTAGGCCGCATGGGCCCACCGTGTGGTGGCATGGGGGCTCTCCTCTAGGGACTTTGGTGCCCCTGGCTCTGTCAATTTTCCAAAAATCATCCCTAGAAGCGGTAATTTCCTGAAAAGTCCAAAAACATGAAAAACATCAACTAGCACTAGATTAATATGTTAGTCCGATaaaatgatatatatatatatatatatatataattgatGCCAATGTGATACAAGAATAATAATATAAAAGTAGCtgaaacaacaaaaaaatacatTTGAGACGTATCAGACACAATGCTCTTTTTTGGTTGAAAACTAGACAAGGCATGGCTCCTTTTGGTGTGCATGCCCTAGATTTATTCAATATTGCACCCAGCAAGAAAAATTCACAGCACAAAGAGCTTAAGGACATCAACTGGATGAAAATTGTGACCCAGCTTAAAAAACTAGCCCAATGATTTGAGTCATTTATCCGGCAAGCACCCTCAAGAAGATAACCCACAAAGACATGACATCATCTCTTGGCTATGGACATGCAAAGACGTGACTCCATCTCGACATCTTTAACTTGGTTGCATGGATTAGATCTAAAGTTCCTTGTAGCAGAAATCTTGAAGCTCGGACCAAGCCTAAGTAAATATCTTTTGCCTGATTTTCCCATGGTCCGACGTGCAATATTTGCTTAAGGGTCCTCGAATCCATCACACATAGTTGTGTAAAGATTGTCCTTTAACCTAGGAGGTTAGGCAACTCGTCATATCATAGACAAATGACTGGCTCCTAGAAATGCAAAATCCGACTGCTCTCTCCTTAGTCCTTGCGTGGATGGAATGAATCTTAGAGCCATACCAACAACTTCCTTAGGCGTTCGTGCAATGGTCATTTATGTAAAACTCTATTATTAAAGAGGAGTTTGGTAGGTTTTCGTCCAAAAAAGGGGAGTTGGTAGGTTAGCCTCACCTCCTCCCCCGTTTTCCCCCTTCCCACGCCTTCCCCTTTGATTTCATTTTATATATTTTTGGTAATCTCATCTAATGCCACACAAATAAAACCAACGTAAATTGAATAACTTACAATAATCCAAATGAAATCgctattttttcaaaatcacATTATGCATAAACTCAATCAAATCAAATCTTAACTAAATCGACATTGTACTTGCATTTCCCTACTCATacccaaatcaaatcaaatcttaTCAAAACCTCAACTGAATATATATAATATCTTGCCTTTCGCTATCGTTCTCAAATCAAATTGAATCTTATTAAAATCTAGAATATGGTGGATTGTGGGTGTAAGTTATATATCAGACAAACTTGATGTTGAATATGTATGTCCCAGTTACAACACATGGGCAATTAGCTAGTTATGTATAATATTAATGAAAAGCGATAACTACAAATCTTTGTTTAATAGAAAAAGGCTAACATGTATCCAAATCGCCTACTTGACCACGGTATTATATTCGTGTTAGTATGTGTGTATATATCACCATATTTTCACATAAAAACAAACATGTCCAATGTTTATATACAGAAAAATGCGACATTGCTCCTGCAGGTTGCTTAATGAAAAGAAACAAGAAATCTCTGATTAATCAACCCAAAAAATACAAATAAGAATTCAAATACTTCCTCGCAAACCTCGGAGGTGAAATACAAATAAACTCAGGGACCAAATAGCGGAGAAAACCGAAAAATCCCTATCCCCACCATGGACCCAGACGTGGAAACCCTCGCCGACGACGACGCACTCGCCGGTGACGGCGGTGAGGCCGATAGATtcgaggcggaggcggaggccgAACTCCTTCGTGACCGCTTCAGGCTCGCCGTCATCAACATCGCGACTTCTGAAGGTAGGTTAAAATGGCACCACTTCACCTGGCGTCCAGTTTCCGCTATCACTTCTTTCTCTTGCAACTGAGATCGGGATTCGGAACAGTAATGTATGATGCATTCGTGCTTTGCAGGCAAGAAGGCGGGCATGGAGGTTGCGGGTCCCGTCATCGCCTGCATCGCCGACTTGGCCTTCAAGAGCGCAGGTTCCCCGAAATCTTTACCTCCTTTTGCTGCATTTGTTTTCACAACTGACTCTGCCCTTTTTTTAATATCCATCTGGCCAATTTTAGATCGAGTCTTGGCGTGGAACAGAACCAGTTGATCTACCTTAGCCAAAATATGTGTTGGTTGTCTAGTGGCAGTTTAGATTGAATGGAGCTGGAGCGACGCACTTCATGTTAGATTTGTCCAGAATGCCTGGAGCATTAGATCTTACCACAAGCTCATGTTTGATTTCTTCTATGTGTCTGCAGCAAGGAACTTCTTTTTTGTGTGACAGGGATGCGCTTCTATTTGATTTGACCTTTAAAAGAAGGCTTTGATTTGGTAGATGTTTGTTTCTGTGTTACTCAGTATCTCGAATTTCATGCTGATACTAATGATTTTTTCTCTTACAACAAGCTCTGCATAGACAATATTCATGATGAGAATACACCAAACTCTAAGAAACAATCTCTGCTATAGATACTATCTTTATATCTGATTTGCATGCTCCTCTGACACAATTCAAGATATTTAGTTGAATTGAAAATGTGCTCTAAGAAAAGCAAAGCACTTTTTATGCATTTAGGTAATGTTTAGTCGAACTGACTTCCAGACCTCTGTGGGTTAAAGAATACACGTGAGAAATAAGACATCAAGTTGCACTGAAGATCACTCCATCCCGTCCACAAACTCCAGAATCATATCTTTTTAAGTGGCACACTGTATCAGCTGGAAAGCAATAGCTTAGCACATTTCCAGCTCAGGATCGAGGATCTTGTGGGAACCACAAAATTTTGGTTGCATGGTGAGAGTAAAGGAGATGTACCAGAACATAAGGAAGTGGATTTTCA contains:
- the LOC109759638 gene encoding protein MHF1 homolog, which encodes MDPDVETLADDDALAGDGGEADRFEAEAEAELLRDRFRLAVINIATSEGKKAGMEVAGPVIACIADLAFKSAEQLAKDVELFAQHASRKSIRMDDVILTAHRNEHLMGKLRTFSQNLKGKEPCTGKKRKKTSKKDDNLTVI